A region of Malaciobacter marinus DNA encodes the following proteins:
- a CDS encoding DUF692 domain-containing protein, giving the protein MTKLKGCGLGLRSDFLLDLKHNNFSPDWWEVTPENWMHMPRVYEKAFEQEVFSKPTVAHGLSLSIGSIDKLNKEFVKKIKEFLDRYNIEFYSEHLSFSSLNNMQTYELLPLPMTKRMVNIISDRVKEVEDIIQRNLILENATYYLIPYANMREVDFINEVLEKSGAKMLLDVNNVFVNSVNHSFKARDFIDQIDKSKIAYMHIAGHYFDEESNLRIDSHGMPICSGVWKLLEYTLKQINAPVMIERDNNIPPLSELEKEYLHMKNIVKEVQNG; this is encoded by the coding sequence ATGACTAAATTGAAGGGGTGTGGATTAGGTCTAAGAAGTGATTTTTTATTAGATTTAAAACATAACAATTTCTCACCTGATTGGTGGGAAGTTACTCCTGAAAATTGGATGCATATGCCAAGGGTTTATGAAAAAGCCTTTGAGCAAGAAGTATTCTCAAAACCTACCGTTGCCCATGGATTATCACTATCAATTGGTTCTATTGATAAATTAAATAAAGAGTTTGTTAAAAAGATAAAAGAGTTCTTAGATAGATATAATATTGAGTTTTATTCTGAACATCTTAGTTTCTCATCATTAAATAATATGCAAACATATGAGCTTTTGCCTTTGCCTATGACAAAAAGAATGGTAAATATTATAAGTGATAGAGTAAAAGAGGTTGAGGATATAATTCAAAGAAATTTAATCTTAGAAAATGCCACATATTACTTAATACCTTATGCAAATATGCGTGAAGTTGACTTTATAAATGAAGTATTGGAAAAATCAGGTGCTAAAATGCTTCTTGATGTAAATAATGTATTTGTAAATTCAGTAAATCACTCTTTTAAAGCAAGAGATTTTATCGACCAAATTGACAAAAGTAAAATTGCATATATGCATATAGCAGGACACTATTTTGATGAGGAGTCAAATCTTAGAATAGATTCTCATGGCATGCCAATTTGTAGTGGAGTTTGGAAACTTTTAGAGTATACTTTAAAGCAAATAAATGCCCCTGTGATGATAGAAAGGGATAATAATATTCCACCATTAAGTGAGCTTGAAAAAGAGTATCTGCACATGAAAAACATAGTAAAAGAAGTTCAAAATGGCTGA